GAACTCCTTGAGCGCCGGCGGGTTGCTGACCAGATCCACCGGGTCACGGCCCTCGAGGTACACGGCCTGCTCACCGAAGTCCGGCGTGTTCTGCACCCAGTACAGCACGTCCGGCAGGTTGAAGGATTGCACCCACACGTCCTCGGCGGGCACGTTGGCGGCGCGATACTCGTCGATCACCTTCTGGCGAATGACATCGTAAGGCAGGAAGCCCTTGTCCTCGTCGTAGGTCTTGAGCTCCGGCGTCATCTTGCGGCCGAGGGACTGGAACAGCGCGATGCTCTCGGCGTGGGAGAGGAGCGTGCCGCCGGTGGCGTAGAGATCCGTGCGGAAGTCGGCGGTGCCGCCGAGGTACTCTTCCGCCGTGGTGGCACGCGAGTCCGCGGCATCCATCTTGCCGACCAGAGACTTGTATTCCTGCAGGCTGATGTCGCTCGTGCAGCAGCGCGCCGTGGCGCCCTGCACCAGCTCGCCGTTCTCATCGAACTGGGCCGGCTGGAAGGGCGCTTCGCACTTGGCGGCGAGGTTCGTGACCAGGATGTTGGTGGTGGTGTGCAGGTCACACTCGGAGTGGCGGCAGACCAGCTCGCCGTCGTTGGTCACGGCGATGTCGCACTCGAGGATGCCGGCGCCCATGCGAGCGGCCGCGAGGTAAGACTCCTTCGTGTGCTCGGGGAACTGCAGCGGGGCGCCGCGGTGGCCGATGGAGAAGTCGCTCGGGAAGTAGCGCGCACGACGTTGGGCGCAGCGGGCGAGCTCTTCCTTGAGCGGACCGTCCTCGAGTTGATCCAGGAGGTAGAACGGACGCGGACCGAGCTGCGCCGTGCGCGGCAGCACCTCGTCGGCAAACGAAGCACTGGCGCCGAGGGTGATGCAAAGGGTGGTGACG
This genomic stretch from Pseudomonadota bacterium harbors:
- a CDS encoding glycerophosphodiester phosphodiesterase family protein, giving the protein MRSLLLAVTTLCITLGASASFADEVLPRTAQLGPRPFYLLDQLEDGPLKEELARCAQRRARYFPSDFSIGHRGAPLQFPEHTKESYLAAARMGAGILECDIAVTNDGELVCRHSECDLHTTTNILVTNLAAKCEAPFQPAQFDENGELVQGATARCCTSDISLQEYKSLVGKMDAADSRATTAEEYLGGTADFRTDLYATGGTLLSHAESIALFQSLGRKMTPELKTYDEDKGFLPYDVIRQKVIDEYRAANVPAEDVWVQSFNLPDVLYWVQNTPDFGEQAVYLEGRDPVDLVSNPPALKEFTDLVDQGVNILAPPMPAMVTVDAEADEILPSEYARRAREAGLKLIGWTIERSGRVNEDIIPSGGAFYYNTTVDALQNDGDILRTLDVLVQQVGIFGLFDDWPATTTFYANCKAIPQLQD